One window from the genome of Mumia sp. ZJ1417 encodes:
- a CDS encoding translation factor GTPase family protein, which translates to MTSSSLTLGVVAHVDAGKTSLTERLLYDAGAVAALGSVDAGTTRTDASDLERRRGITIRASVATLAFGDLVVTIVDTPGHPDFVAEVERSLAVLDAAVLVVSAVEGVQPQTVVLWRALRRLEVPTLLFVNKVDRSGADLDRAVSQVRRRLTPEVVVLSRVRGTGLREVEVEAVPAGDAQVVEAAASVDDGVLATWVDGATPALGDVARALREGVRRGALTPVLAGSALTGAGIEPLRHAITRLLPSAAAPDGPSSGTVFAIDRDERGRRAWVRWWSGALRLREKVAPDGRRPASVTEIAVSRPGGLRISDAVEAGEIAAVRGLDVRIGDVLGSAAGRASYAFAPPTLQTVVEPYDPTQRIAMFQGLAELADEDPLIGLRIDGEEGEAVVRLHGEVQKEVVAALLEERYGVLVRFSETSVVCLERVVGTGEALDVIGVDANPYLATIGLRVEPGTRGSGVVFSPGVERGNLPPAFIAATEEGVRAALRQGLAGWEVTDCVVTMTRSGYSPRQSHAHEAFNKAMSSVGADFRSLAPVVLMAALERAGTHVCRPIDRYEIDLPDDTLGAVLSLIGRLGGKTTGSTPKDGFTVLTGHLPSAAVPALAQRLPDLSGGEAALSAELAHHAVVPAGTAAPTRRRTGPDPRDREGWFRDVRR; encoded by the coding sequence TTGACCTCGTCCTCACTCACCCTCGGAGTCGTCGCGCATGTTGATGCCGGCAAGACCAGCCTGACCGAGCGACTCCTGTACGACGCCGGTGCCGTTGCTGCCCTCGGCAGCGTCGACGCCGGCACCACGCGCACCGACGCCTCGGACCTGGAGCGCCGGCGCGGGATCACGATCCGCGCCTCGGTCGCGACCCTCGCGTTCGGTGACCTCGTCGTCACGATCGTGGACACGCCAGGACACCCTGACTTCGTCGCCGAGGTCGAGCGGTCGCTGGCGGTGCTCGATGCCGCAGTGCTCGTCGTCTCCGCCGTCGAGGGGGTGCAGCCGCAGACCGTCGTCCTCTGGCGGGCGTTGCGGCGGCTGGAAGTGCCGACACTCCTGTTCGTCAACAAGGTCGACCGGTCCGGGGCGGATCTCGACCGCGCGGTCTCGCAGGTACGCCGTCGGCTGACGCCGGAGGTCGTCGTCCTGTCTCGCGTGCGGGGGACAGGGCTGCGTGAGGTCGAGGTCGAGGCGGTGCCGGCGGGGGACGCACAGGTCGTCGAGGCGGCAGCGTCGGTCGACGACGGCGTCCTCGCGACGTGGGTCGACGGCGCGACCCCCGCCCTTGGCGACGTCGCACGCGCGCTGCGCGAGGGCGTACGACGAGGCGCTCTGACGCCCGTGCTCGCCGGCTCGGCGCTCACCGGTGCCGGCATCGAACCGCTGCGTCACGCGATCACCCGGCTGCTCCCGTCGGCGGCGGCGCCGGACGGCCCGAGTTCCGGCACCGTGTTCGCGATCGACCGCGACGAACGGGGACGGCGTGCCTGGGTGCGGTGGTGGTCCGGTGCACTCCGCCTCCGCGAAAAGGTCGCTCCGGACGGGCGGCGTCCCGCGTCCGTCACTGAGATCGCGGTGAGTCGACCTGGGGGACTGCGGATCTCCGACGCGGTGGAGGCGGGCGAGATCGCCGCCGTACGAGGTCTCGACGTCCGGATCGGCGACGTGCTGGGGAGCGCGGCGGGACGGGCGTCGTACGCGTTCGCGCCGCCGACCCTGCAGACCGTCGTGGAACCGTACGACCCGACGCAGCGGATCGCGATGTTCCAAGGGCTCGCCGAGCTCGCGGACGAGGACCCGCTCATCGGCCTGCGTATCGACGGCGAAGAGGGAGAGGCGGTCGTCCGCCTTCACGGCGAGGTGCAGAAGGAGGTCGTCGCCGCGCTCCTCGAGGAGCGGTACGGGGTGCTGGTCCGCTTCTCGGAGACCTCGGTGGTGTGCCTCGAGCGCGTGGTCGGGACAGGGGAGGCGCTGGACGTGATCGGGGTGGACGCCAACCCCTACCTGGCGACGATCGGTCTACGGGTCGAGCCGGGCACACGGGGGAGTGGCGTGGTGTTCTCACCGGGTGTCGAGCGCGGCAATCTGCCGCCGGCGTTCATCGCCGCGACCGAGGAGGGCGTGCGCGCCGCACTCCGCCAGGGGCTCGCCGGGTGGGAGGTGACGGACTGCGTGGTCACGATGACGCGGTCGGGCTACTCCCCACGTCAGAGCCACGCGCACGAGGCGTTCAACAAGGCGATGTCGAGCGTCGGCGCAGACTTTCGCAGTCTCGCGCCGGTGGTGCTCATGGCGGCGCTCGAGCGTGCCGGGACGCACGTGTGCCGCCCGATCGACCGGTACGAGATCGACCTGCCGGACGACACGCTCGGCGCGGTCCTGTCGCTGATCGGCCGGCTCGGCGGGAAGACGACCGGGTCGACGCCGAAGGACGGCTTCACCGTGCTCACCGGTCACCTCCCGTCCGCGGCGGTGCCGGCGCTCGCGCAGCGCCTTCCCGATCTGAGTGGCGGGGAGGCGGCCCTGAGTGCGGAGCTGGCTCACCACGCCGTCGTTCCCGCCGGGACGGCGGCGCCGACGCGGCGGCGTACCGGACCGGACCCTCGCGACCGAGAGGGATGGTTTCGCGACGTACGACGGTAG
- a CDS encoding D-Ala-D-Ala carboxypeptidase family metallohydrolase, whose protein sequence is MNRKIRRVIAALSLLIATSVLGVVGTASPAAADACYTWSRALSQGATGEDVRQLQIRVSGYPGYGAVLSLDGSYGPATSAAVTRFQQAYGLTADGNAGPQTYAKLYALQDDDCTPVNFTYGELNRCNSTWAGGAVSAATAKANALVTMWKLQALRHALGDRALGVNSGFRSTSCNSAVGGASNSRHLYGDAADLAAGSQGFCTIARQARYHGFNQILGPGYPDHNDHIHVASPASRFWSAPTCGI, encoded by the coding sequence GTGAACCGAAAGATCCGTCGCGTCATCGCGGCACTCTCCCTGCTCATCGCTACCAGCGTCCTCGGGGTGGTGGGCACGGCGTCGCCGGCCGCCGCCGACGCTTGCTACACCTGGTCCCGCGCGCTGTCCCAGGGCGCGACCGGCGAAGACGTCCGCCAGCTCCAGATCCGCGTCTCCGGCTATCCCGGTTATGGCGCCGTGCTCTCCCTCGACGGCAGCTATGGCCCCGCGACGTCGGCGGCGGTCACCCGCTTCCAGCAGGCGTACGGCCTCACCGCTGACGGCAACGCCGGCCCGCAGACGTACGCGAAGCTGTACGCCCTGCAGGACGACGACTGCACGCCTGTCAACTTCACCTACGGCGAGCTCAACCGCTGCAACAGCACCTGGGCCGGCGGCGCGGTGTCTGCCGCTACGGCGAAGGCGAACGCGCTCGTCACGATGTGGAAGCTCCAGGCGCTCCGGCACGCGCTCGGCGACCGCGCGCTCGGCGTCAACAGCGGTTTCCGGAGCACCTCGTGCAACAGCGCCGTCGGAGGCGCCTCGAACAGCCGCCACCTGTACGGCGACGCTGCCGACCTCGCGGCGGGATCGCAGGGCTTCTGCACGATCGCGCGGCAGGCGCGCTACCACGGGTTCAACCAGATCCTCGGTCCCGGCTACCCCGATCACAACGACCACATCCACGTCGCCAGCCCGGCCTCGCGGTTCTGGTCGGCCCCTACCTGCGGGATCTGA
- a CDS encoding aminobutyraldehyde dehydrogenase has protein sequence MEPVSGAFVDGVARASTGDEVVLVDPATGEETLRFAQASLADVEAAVAAASAAFGAWSRRTAGDRARVLLRLADLLEANADALTALEVADSGKPTAVFADGELPFAADNLRFFAGSARSLEGSGAGVLSEGYTSMLIRRPVGVVGAVAPWNFPLVMAIWKLGPALAAGNTMVLKPAPTTPRSTLLLAQLAADAGLPAGVLNVVTGGADIGEALVAHPDVAMVSITGSSRAGRAVMGAAAPQTKRVHLELGGKAPALVFADADVDAVAQGLAMAATYNSGQDCTAATRLYVQRPAYDAVVEAVAQRMGAIRVGDPRDGATDIGPLVSREHRDRVHGFVERAVEAGAKVACGGVVPDGPGAYYPPTLVTGADQSSEIVQDEVFGPVLVALPFDTEEDAIALANDSAYGLASSVWTADVARALRVTHSLEAGVTWVNDHLPIASEAPHGGVKGSGFGKDMSHEAVLEYTVTQHVMVKHAVVEAHDSFRPA, from the coding sequence ATGGAGCCAGTGTCCGGAGCGTTCGTCGACGGGGTCGCCCGTGCCTCGACCGGAGACGAGGTCGTGCTCGTCGACCCGGCGACGGGCGAGGAGACCCTACGGTTCGCGCAGGCGTCGCTCGCCGATGTCGAGGCGGCGGTCGCCGCGGCATCCGCGGCCTTCGGCGCCTGGTCGCGCCGTACGGCGGGGGATCGCGCGCGGGTTCTGCTCCGGCTCGCCGACCTCCTGGAGGCGAACGCCGACGCGCTCACCGCACTCGAGGTCGCCGACTCCGGCAAGCCGACCGCCGTCTTCGCAGACGGTGAGCTCCCGTTCGCGGCCGACAACCTGCGCTTCTTCGCGGGGTCGGCGCGGTCGCTCGAGGGCAGCGGTGCCGGCGTGCTGAGCGAGGGCTACACGTCGATGCTGATCCGCCGGCCGGTCGGCGTCGTGGGCGCCGTCGCCCCGTGGAACTTCCCGCTCGTGATGGCGATCTGGAAGCTCGGTCCCGCGCTCGCGGCCGGCAACACGATGGTCCTCAAGCCTGCGCCGACCACGCCCCGCAGCACGCTCCTGCTCGCGCAGCTCGCGGCCGACGCCGGCCTGCCCGCCGGCGTGCTCAACGTCGTGACGGGCGGGGCTGACATCGGAGAGGCGCTCGTCGCGCACCCCGACGTCGCGATGGTCTCGATCACCGGATCGAGCCGCGCCGGTCGCGCCGTGATGGGCGCGGCGGCCCCGCAGACGAAGCGCGTCCACCTCGAGCTCGGCGGCAAGGCGCCCGCGCTCGTCTTTGCCGATGCGGACGTCGACGCCGTCGCGCAGGGCCTCGCGATGGCGGCGACGTACAACTCGGGCCAGGACTGCACTGCCGCGACGCGCCTCTACGTCCAGCGGCCCGCGTACGACGCCGTCGTCGAGGCCGTCGCCCAGCGGATGGGCGCGATCCGCGTCGGCGACCCGCGTGACGGCGCCACCGACATCGGCCCGCTGGTCTCGCGCGAGCACCGCGACCGCGTGCACGGGTTCGTGGAGCGTGCCGTCGAGGCGGGCGCCAAGGTGGCGTGCGGGGGAGTCGTGCCCGACGGTCCTGGTGCGTACTACCCGCCGACGCTCGTCACCGGCGCCGACCAGAGCTCCGAGATCGTCCAGGACGAGGTCTTCGGGCCGGTCCTGGTCGCGCTGCCGTTCGACACCGAGGAGGACGCGATCGCGCTCGCGAACGACAGCGCGTACGGGCTCGCCTCGTCGGTGTGGACCGCGGACGTCGCCCGCGCGCTGCGCGTCACGCACTCCCTCGAGGCGGGCGTGACCTGGGTGAACGACCACCTCCCGATCGCGTCGGAGGCGCCGCACGGTGGAGTCAAGGGCAGCGGGTTCGGCAAGGACATGAGCCACGAGGCCGTCCTCGAGTACACGGTCACGCAGCACGTGATGGTCAAGCACGCGGTCGTCGAGGCGCACGACTCGTTCCGTCCGGCCTAG
- a CDS encoding FAD-binding oxidoreductase: MTRAARILADACPRPYWTDRTRPSGDADPLVGTARADLAVIGGGLTGLWTAILAKEEDPSRDVVVLEAGRIGAGASGRNGGFVSDSLTHGLAHGTAMWPDELDELVRLGRDNVEEIAAFLAREGIDADLRLCGKTVVATRPHEVEALAASFATHQEHGEDVTLLSADEVRKDVDSPTYLAGMRVRSGGGLVDPVRLLHGLAEAARRRGVRLHERSVVTGMSRRGDGVTVTLEGGVAHARQVVVATNAFPPLLRRIRAYTIPVWDHVIVTEPLSDAQLSAIGWSDNQGMTDAGNQFHYYRRTPDDRILFGGYDAIYYYGARTDAGLAQRDASHELLVNHLYDTFPMLDGLGVTHRWAGIIDTSTRFTPVFGTAYAGRLAYAVGYTGLGVASSRFGAQVALDLLARRRTERTRLAAITGRPIPFPPEPLRYPIVQVMRHQLAREDTTGKRPAMLRVLDKFGVGFNS; the protein is encoded by the coding sequence GTGACGCGCGCCGCCCGAATCCTCGCGGATGCCTGCCCGCGCCCGTACTGGACCGACCGCACCCGTCCGTCCGGCGACGCCGATCCGCTCGTCGGCACCGCGCGGGCCGACCTCGCCGTCATCGGCGGCGGACTCACCGGTCTGTGGACCGCGATCCTCGCCAAGGAGGAGGACCCGTCTCGTGACGTCGTCGTCCTCGAGGCAGGGCGGATAGGCGCCGGCGCCTCCGGCCGCAACGGCGGGTTCGTCTCGGACTCCCTCACCCACGGGCTCGCTCACGGCACGGCCATGTGGCCCGACGAGCTCGATGAGCTGGTCCGGCTCGGCCGCGACAACGTCGAGGAGATCGCGGCCTTCCTTGCCCGTGAGGGCATCGACGCCGACCTGCGGCTGTGCGGCAAGACGGTCGTCGCGACGCGACCGCACGAGGTCGAGGCCCTCGCCGCCTCGTTCGCGACCCATCAGGAGCACGGCGAGGACGTGACCCTCCTGTCCGCCGACGAGGTGCGCAAGGACGTCGACTCGCCGACCTACCTCGCGGGCATGCGCGTGCGCAGCGGCGGTGGTCTCGTCGACCCCGTACGCCTGCTGCACGGGCTGGCCGAGGCGGCACGGCGCCGCGGCGTCCGCCTCCACGAGCGCTCGGTCGTCACGGGGATGAGCCGCCGTGGCGACGGAGTCACGGTGACCCTCGAAGGCGGTGTCGCGCACGCGCGCCAGGTCGTCGTCGCCACGAATGCGTTCCCGCCGCTGCTGCGCCGCATCCGCGCCTACACGATCCCGGTCTGGGACCACGTGATCGTCACCGAGCCGCTGTCCGACGCGCAGCTGTCCGCGATCGGGTGGTCGGACAACCAGGGGATGACCGACGCAGGCAACCAGTTCCACTACTACCGTCGTACGCCTGACGACCGGATCCTGTTCGGCGGCTACGACGCGATCTACTACTACGGCGCCCGGACGGACGCGGGCCTCGCCCAGCGCGACGCCTCGCACGAGCTGCTGGTGAACCACCTGTACGACACGTTCCCGATGCTCGACGGTCTCGGGGTCACGCACCGCTGGGCAGGGATCATCGACACGTCCACCCGCTTCACGCCGGTCTTCGGCACGGCGTACGCCGGCCGGCTGGCCTACGCAGTGGGCTACACCGGGCTCGGCGTCGCCTCGTCGCGGTTCGGGGCGCAGGTCGCGCTCGACCTGCTCGCACGCCGCCGTACGGAGCGCACCCGGCTCGCCGCGATCACCGGTCGGCCGATCCCGTTCCCGCCCGAGCCGCTGCGCTACCCGATCGTCCAGGTCATGCGGCACCAGCTCGCCCGCGAGGACACGACCGGCAAGCGTCCCGCGATGCTGCGTGTGCTCGACAAGTTCGGAGTGGGGTTCAACAGCTGA
- a CDS encoding ABC transporter ATP-binding protein, producing the protein MSETHVTTPSTAKASPSRAPLVELRHVTRRFGDVTALDDVSLTIAENEFFALLGPSGCGKTTLLRAIAGFEHPDSGEMRLGGEDLVALPPHRRPLNLMFQSYALFPHMSVERNVAYGLEQEKLSKGEIRQRVGEVLETVGLSAMASRKPHQLSGGQRQRVALARAVVKRPKLLLLDEPLSALDRKVRSQMQLELKRLQQEVGITFVVVTHDQEEAMSMADRLAVLAHGRVQQVATPVEIYRRPANLFVADFIGDGNRFAGRVVDGGIHVDSVGLLPGHLVGDVSGDAHLVVRPEETRIGEPGAGLLDGRVVETQFYGGVSTVAVDVPDHADPVLCAISGVSTVERGAEVSLTWTADAAVVVGGSL; encoded by the coding sequence ATGAGTGAGACGCACGTGACGACCCCGAGCACCGCGAAGGCGTCGCCGTCGCGCGCGCCGCTGGTCGAGCTGCGCCACGTGACGCGCCGCTTCGGTGACGTGACCGCGCTGGACGACGTGAGCCTCACGATCGCCGAGAACGAGTTCTTCGCGCTGCTCGGTCCGTCCGGCTGCGGCAAGACGACGCTGCTGCGCGCGATCGCGGGCTTCGAGCACCCTGACAGCGGCGAGATGCGCCTCGGTGGCGAGGATCTCGTGGCGCTGCCCCCGCACCGGCGCCCGCTCAACCTGATGTTCCAGTCGTACGCGCTGTTCCCGCACATGAGTGTCGAGCGCAACGTCGCGTACGGGCTGGAGCAGGAGAAGCTGTCGAAGGGTGAGATCCGTCAGCGGGTCGGCGAGGTGCTGGAGACGGTCGGCCTGTCGGCGATGGCCTCCCGCAAGCCGCACCAGCTCTCCGGCGGCCAGCGCCAGCGGGTCGCCCTCGCGCGCGCCGTCGTGAAGCGCCCCAAGCTGCTGCTCCTCGACGAGCCGCTGTCGGCGCTCGACCGCAAGGTCCGGTCGCAGATGCAGCTCGAGCTCAAGCGCCTCCAGCAGGAGGTGGGCATCACGTTCGTCGTCGTGACGCACGACCAGGAAGAGGCGATGTCGATGGCCGACCGCCTCGCCGTCCTCGCGCACGGACGCGTGCAGCAGGTCGCGACCCCGGTCGAGATCTATCGCCGTCCGGCCAACCTGTTTGTCGCGGACTTCATCGGAGACGGCAACCGCTTCGCCGGGCGCGTCGTCGACGGCGGGATCCACGTCGACAGCGTCGGGCTCCTCCCGGGGCACCTCGTCGGTGACGTCTCCGGCGACGCCCACCTCGTCGTACGGCCGGAGGAGACACGCATCGGAGAGCCAGGAGCCGGGCTCCTCGACGGCCGGGTCGTCGAGACCCAGTTCTACGGCGGGGTGTCGACGGTCGCGGTCGACGTCCCGGACCACGCTGATCCCGTGCTCTGCGCGATCAGCGGCGTCTCCACGGTCGAGCGCGGGGCCGAGGTCTCGCTCACGTGGACCGCCGACGCTGCTGTCGTGGTCGGAGGGAGTCTGTGA
- a CDS encoding ABC transporter permease: MKALGWLRLPLALCMLFLYLPIAVLVVMSFNGGRSAFSMDGFSLRWYGELAGNSALLEALGNSLVVAAGATAIAVVLGTTLAVGLARYTRSSALDAYAMSPAIMPDLVLAIGLLSFYSLISMTLGLFSVMLAHAVFGMAFVVAVVRARLAQADPSLEEASRDLGAGALTTFRRVTLPTIAPAVVAGALLTFTLSLDEFVIAFFTNGPTTPTLPISIYSMVRFGVTPEINALATVLLLVSLTVVIASARLSRRTEATDE; the protein is encoded by the coding sequence ATGAAGGCACTGGGGTGGCTGCGCCTGCCGTTGGCGCTGTGCATGCTCTTCCTCTACCTGCCGATCGCCGTCCTCGTCGTCATGTCGTTCAACGGCGGGCGCTCGGCGTTCTCGATGGACGGGTTCAGCCTGCGCTGGTACGGCGAGCTGGCCGGCAACTCCGCCCTGCTGGAGGCGCTGGGCAACAGCCTCGTCGTCGCCGCCGGAGCGACCGCTATCGCCGTCGTGCTCGGGACCACGCTCGCGGTCGGCCTCGCGCGCTACACCCGGTCGTCCGCCCTCGACGCGTACGCGATGTCGCCCGCGATCATGCCCGACCTCGTGCTGGCGATCGGGCTGCTGTCGTTCTACTCGTTGATCTCCATGACGCTGGGGCTCTTCTCGGTCATGCTGGCCCACGCCGTGTTCGGCATGGCGTTCGTCGTGGCGGTCGTCCGCGCACGCCTCGCCCAGGCCGACCCGTCGCTCGAGGAGGCCTCGCGCGACCTCGGCGCGGGGGCGCTCACCACATTCCGCCGCGTGACCCTGCCGACGATCGCGCCCGCGGTCGTGGCCGGTGCCTTGCTGACGTTCACGCTGTCGCTCGACGAGTTCGTCATCGCGTTCTTCACCAACGGCCCGACCACCCCGACCCTGCCGATCTCGATCTACTCGATGGTCCGCTTCGGCGTGACTCCCGAGATCAACGCGCTCGCCACCGTGCTGCTGCTCGTCAGCCTCACGGTCGTGATCGCGTCCGCCCGACTGAGCCGACGTACGGAGGCCACCGATGAGTGA